TTCACGCGCGTCGCGGTAGATGTCATCGCCGGACACGGCGTGGACGGCCACGTACACCGGGGTGGGGTGCGCCTGGCAGATCTCCCGGATGCGATCGTGATCGCCGTCGGCGCCCGCGTCGCGGAGCAGGGCCGGGGAGGTCATCACCCCATCGAGCAGCCCGTTGGTCACGGCCCAGCGAATGTCGTCCAGATCCGCGGTGGCAAGGAGGAGCTTCATCGGAGGTACAGGTCCGCGGGATACACGACGGCCTCCAGGAAGAGCGCGTGCGCCGGGGCAGGCGGCGAGACGGCGCGGTTGTCGACGGCGGCCAACAGCGCGGCCATATCCTGCTGGGGCCGGCGGCCGGTGGCAATGTCCAACATCGTGCCGACGAGGAATCTCACCATGTGATGCAGAAAGCGGTTGGCCTCGATTTCGAACACCACGCCGCCCGGTCGATCCAGCCATCGCGCAACGTGCACGTGACAGCGGTGATCGTCGTCGGGTGGTGCGGTGCCCTGGACCGCGAACGCGCGGAACCCGTGCTCCCCGAGCAGCCCGGCGGCCGTCGCGTCGAGGGCGCCCCGATCGAGGGGGCGCCGGATCGCGAACTCCAGCCGGCGGCGAAAGGGCGAGTCGGCTTCCTCGTCCGTCCCGACGTAGTACCTGTAGCGACGCGCAACAGCGCTGTACCGGGCGTGGAAGGTGGCGCGCATCTCGTGCGCAGCGGCGACCCAGACGTCCGGCGGAAGCACCGCGTTGAGCGCCCTTCGAAGCGCGGATGGCGTCCATCGCTCGGGCACCCGTACGCCAGCCGCCTGGCCGCGTGCATGCACCCCCGCATCGGTCCGTCCCGCGCCCAGCACGCCGACCGGCGCGCCGCAGAGGCGCTCAAGCGCTGCTTCCATGACTCCTTGCACGGTGCGCTGCTCAGGCTGGCGTTGCCACCCGCTGAACCCCGAGCCGTCATAGTGCAACACGAGCTGCACACTGCGCTCCGCCATTGCGTGAAACCTACCCCGGCCGGGAGTGAAGTCAAGCAACCGCCGACGCACGGAAGCGATTGACATTGCTCGACGTACGGGCTCACATTTCGCGTTCGTGCCACGCGGCGCCCGCCGCGCCGAACCGCCCCTCTTCCATGCCGCCGCGGACTCTCGCATCGCTTGCCCATGCGCTCAACGCCGCGCCCGATCTGGACGCGGCGCTGGTGGCGCTCGCCGATGGCCTGGCGGAGATCGATCGGTTCTCCCACGTCGCGCTCATCACCTTCGATCCGCGGCGCGCGCTGATGCGCGACCGGAAGCTCGCCCGGCCGGACGGCGTGGAGTCGCGAACCATCGACACCACGCTCGATCATCTGGCCACGCGCGAGCGCACCGCCATCACCAGCGGCGCCGAGTTCGTGGACTTCGGCGACGCGTCGGCCGAAGTCGCGCGGCTGATCGCCATGCCCGAGATCCCCGAAGGGGGATTCCTGGCGCTCAAGGGGCTCCACTTCGAAGGCTCCCTGGCCGGCATCCTCGCGCTCTTCGAACCTCGCAAGATCTTCGGCACGCGCACCATGGAACGCGTCCAGCCCGCGGTGGCGCTGTTCGAACTCGGGTTCGCGCGGTTCCTCGAAGCCGAGGCGCGACACGAGGCCGTGCGCACACTCGAGGACGTCACCCAGCGCGTGCACGGCGAATACGAACGCAAGCTCGCGACGCTCGAACAACAGCTGCTGCGCGCCACGGGGGAGTTCACGGCCCATGGCGAT
Above is a genomic segment from Gemmatimonadaceae bacterium containing:
- the truA gene encoding tRNA pseudouridine(38-40) synthase TruA — protein: MAERSVQLVLHYDGSGFSGWQRQPEQRTVQGVMEAALERLCGAPVGVLGAGRTDAGVHARGQAAGVRVPERWTPSALRRALNAVLPPDVWVAAAHEMRATFHARYSAVARRYRYYVGTDEEADSPFRRRLEFAIRRPLDRGALDATAAGLLGEHGFRAFAVQGTAPPDDDHRCHVHVARWLDRPGGVVFEIEANRFLHHMVRFLVGTMLDIATGRRPQQDMAALLAAVDNRAVSPPAPAHALFLEAVVYPADLYLR